From the genome of Ectobacillus sp. JY-23, one region includes:
- a CDS encoding nucleoside recognition domain-containing protein produces MVNLVWVAMTIIGVVYAMINGTMEAVNKAVFEGAKSGVTICIGLVSVLIFWLGLMKIAEEAGLLKKLVTIFMPLVKKLFPDVPKDHPAMGFILSNMMANLFGLGNAATPLGIKAMERLKELNGGKDEASRSMITFLALNTSAITLIPATVISIRMTYNSANPTDIVGVTFIAQLLSMMGAIWIDRYFYNKRIKSGRGKK; encoded by the coding sequence ATGGTTAATTTAGTGTGGGTTGCAATGACCATTATCGGTGTTGTATATGCGATGATAAATGGAACGATGGAAGCCGTCAATAAAGCAGTATTTGAAGGAGCAAAAAGTGGAGTCACTATTTGTATCGGTTTGGTCAGTGTATTAATTTTCTGGCTGGGGCTCATGAAGATTGCTGAAGAAGCTGGTCTTTTAAAAAAGCTTGTCACGATTTTTATGCCGCTTGTCAAAAAGCTGTTTCCGGATGTTCCGAAAGATCATCCAGCAATGGGGTTTATCTTGTCGAATATGATGGCAAACTTGTTTGGGCTTGGTAATGCCGCTACACCGCTTGGGATTAAAGCGATGGAGAGGTTAAAAGAGTTGAATGGCGGAAAGGATGAAGCAAGCCGCTCCATGATTACATTTCTGGCATTAAACACATCAGCCATCACATTGATTCCAGCAACGGTGATTTCTATTCGTATGACATATAATTCTGCAAATCCAACAGATATTGTTGGGGTTACATTTATCGCACAGTTATTGTCAATGATGGGAGCTATTTGGATTGACCGTTACTTTTACAACAAACGAATAAAAAGTGGGAGGGGGAAAAAATGA
- the resA gene encoding thiol-disulfide oxidoreductase ResA: protein MKKNRLLFRTIILFTLVGALGFTLYQNFFADKEKVQVGKIAPDFVVTDLQGNTVQLSELQGKGIFLNFWGTWCKPCEKEMPYMNELQDVYREKGIEIIALNADETEIAVKNFVERYNLQFTVAIDKGTEVLNTYGVGPLPTSFLIDKDGKVIRRITGTQTKEQLEEHLKEIMP, encoded by the coding sequence ATGAAAAAGAACAGACTGTTATTTCGTACTATCATTCTGTTTACTTTAGTAGGAGCTTTAGGGTTTACGCTGTATCAAAACTTTTTTGCCGACAAAGAGAAGGTGCAAGTTGGGAAAATTGCACCAGATTTTGTGGTGACAGATTTGCAAGGAAATACAGTGCAATTGTCAGAATTACAAGGAAAAGGCATATTTCTAAATTTCTGGGGAACGTGGTGTAAGCCATGTGAAAAAGAAATGCCTTACATGAATGAGCTGCAGGATGTGTACCGAGAAAAAGGGATTGAAATCATTGCGCTGAATGCTGACGAAACGGAAATTGCTGTTAAGAATTTTGTTGAACGCTATAATTTGCAGTTTACGGTTGCTATTGATAAGGGAACGGAAGTTTTAAACACATACGGGGTGGGCCCGTTGCCTACTTCATTTTTGATAGATAAAGACGGCAAGGTGATTCGTAGAATTACAGGTACACAAACCAAAGAGCAGCTTGAGGAGCATCTAAAAGAAATTATGCCGTAA
- a CDS encoding spore maturation protein: protein MSIVNTISLWLIPCMIAFILLYGTWKRVPTYETFVEGGKEGIQIAVSILPFMVGMLVSIAIFRASGALNAFVGLMKPVLDAIGVPAEIVPLALIRPISGSAGLSITTDLIATYGADSFIGKLAAVMQGSTDTTFYVLTVYFGAVGIRKMGDALKVGLFADFIGIVCSIVFVTLMFR from the coding sequence ATGAGTATCGTAAACACCATTTCACTTTGGCTTATACCGTGTATGATTGCATTTATTTTGTTATACGGCACATGGAAGCGTGTTCCCACTTACGAAACGTTTGTGGAAGGGGGCAAAGAAGGCATTCAAATCGCTGTTTCTATTTTGCCATTTATGGTAGGGATGCTAGTATCTATTGCTATTTTTCGTGCCTCTGGAGCATTGAATGCGTTTGTAGGCTTGATGAAGCCAGTGCTTGATGCTATCGGTGTACCTGCAGAAATTGTTCCCTTGGCGCTAATTCGTCCTATCTCAGGATCAGCGGGTCTTAGTATCACAACAGATTTGATTGCAACTTACGGGGCTGATTCGTTTATCGGGAAGCTAGCAGCTGTCATGCAAGGAAGTACAGATACAACCTTTTATGTATTGACCGTCTATTTTGGTGCAGTAGGTATTCGTAAAATGGGCGATGCACTTAAGGTTGGACTGTTTGCAGACTTTATCGGTATTGTTTGTTCAATTGTATTTGTGACTCTTATGTTCAGATAA
- a CDS encoding pseudouridine synthase gives MERLQKVIAQAGIASRRKAEELIQQGSVKVNGKVVKELGTKVTRNDRIEVEGIQIEKEEPVYFMLYKPTGVISSVKDEKGRKAVTDFFPMVKERIFPIGRLDYDTSGLLLLTNDGEFANLLMHPRNEIEKVYIAKVKGIMDNEKVRKLQRGIMLEDGKTAPAKVKVLGSDRKKETALVEITIHEGRNRQVRRMFEAVGCKVTKLKRERYAFLGLGALRPGDGRALTPHEVKQLRAFASATK, from the coding sequence ATGGAAAGATTACAAAAGGTGATTGCCCAAGCGGGGATTGCATCAAGAAGAAAAGCGGAAGAATTAATTCAACAGGGCAGTGTAAAAGTGAATGGTAAAGTAGTCAAAGAACTCGGAACAAAAGTAACTCGTAATGACCGCATCGAGGTAGAGGGCATTCAAATTGAAAAAGAAGAACCCGTCTATTTTATGCTGTATAAGCCGACTGGGGTCATTTCTAGTGTGAAAGATGAAAAAGGCCGCAAAGCGGTTACCGATTTTTTTCCTATGGTAAAGGAGCGCATTTTCCCAATCGGTCGTCTTGATTATGATACATCAGGTTTGTTATTGCTAACAAATGATGGAGAGTTTGCAAACTTGTTGATGCACCCTCGCAATGAGATTGAAAAAGTGTATATTGCTAAAGTAAAAGGCATTATGGACAATGAAAAGGTTCGTAAATTACAGAGGGGGATAATGCTTGAGGACGGTAAAACTGCGCCGGCAAAGGTTAAAGTACTTGGCAGTGATCGTAAAAAAGAAACTGCACTTGTAGAGATTACCATTCATGAAGGTAGAAATAGACAAGTTCGTAGAATGTTTGAAGCGGTAGGCTGTAAGGTTACCAAGTTAAAACGTGAGCGCTATGCCTTTTTAGGACTTGGCGCATTGCGCCCTGGTGATGGCAGAGCGCTTACCCCGCATGAGGTAAAACAGCTTCGCGCATTTGCATCTGCGACAAAATAG
- a CDS encoding superoxide dismutase produces MNQREVFNHYFDEVEHWCESVLHVLDSRATEIYDVHMLEYRIQVLLDRIKANEFDYDVEFVYQISDDVDNIQGHLQEVLVSGHYDEYAMYERHQDTRSVPIGGHTLPPLPYAYNALEPYIAKEIMRLHHDKHHRSYVDGLNKAEKMMQMARDTNNFELLKHWEREAAFHGSGHYLHTIFWGNMKRGGGGRPGGKLLRQIESDFGNFDKFKKHFTEAANKVEGSGWAILVWAPRSGRLEILQSTLHQLFTQWDTIPLLVLDVWEHAYYLQYQNRKEEYVNNWWNVVNWGNVEERFEKARKIEWEAY; encoded by the coding sequence ATGAACCAGCGTGAGGTATTTAATCATTATTTTGATGAAGTGGAACATTGGTGCGAAAGTGTATTACATGTATTAGATAGTAGAGCAACTGAAATATATGATGTGCATATGCTTGAATATAGGATACAGGTGCTCCTTGATCGCATTAAAGCCAATGAGTTTGATTATGATGTGGAGTTTGTTTATCAAATTAGCGACGATGTGGATAATATTCAAGGGCATTTACAAGAAGTGCTTGTCTCAGGACATTATGACGAGTATGCCATGTATGAGAGGCATCAAGATACGCGGAGTGTTCCGATAGGAGGACATACACTGCCGCCGCTTCCGTATGCCTATAATGCATTAGAGCCGTATATCGCAAAAGAAATTATGAGACTACATCATGATAAACACCATCGTAGCTATGTCGATGGCTTGAATAAGGCTGAAAAAATGATGCAAATGGCCAGAGATACCAACAATTTCGAATTATTAAAACACTGGGAACGAGAAGCTGCATTTCACGGATCCGGTCATTATTTACACACGATATTTTGGGGGAATATGAAGCGAGGTGGCGGAGGACGACCTGGCGGAAAGCTCCTTCGGCAAATTGAATCAGACTTCGGTAACTTTGACAAATTCAAAAAACATTTTACAGAAGCAGCAAACAAGGTAGAGGGCTCGGGTTGGGCTATTCTTGTGTGGGCGCCGAGATCTGGTAGGCTAGAGATTCTACAAAGCACATTACATCAGCTGTTTACGCAATGGGATACGATTCCACTGTTAGTGCTAGATGTATGGGAACATGCGTATTACCTACAGTACCAAAATAGAAAAGAAGAATATGTAAATAATTGGTGGAATGTTGTGAATTGGGGCAATGTGGAGGAGCGTTTTGAAAAAGCACGAAAAATAGAGTGGGAAGCATACTAG
- a CDS encoding D-alanyl-D-alanine carboxypeptidase family protein translates to MKHMQIVLKFSLIFSIVLCLPVHTYAAFDNVSARNAVLIEQSSGRVLYEKMAHHPEKIASITKIMTALLATESGKMKEKVTISSNAVRVEGSSIYLKPGDKVVLEDLVYGLMLRSGNDAAHAIAEYVGGSVEGFVYMMNEKATEIGMKNTHFSNPSGLDGDGTHYSSAYDMAMLTRYAMNNTAFKKIFGTKSYQSESWDYPWKNKHKLLTFMYESTTGGKTGFTKKAGRTLVTTASKNGLDLIVVTLQASSDWDDHMHLFEQGFKQYKLTDILVKGGLRVEDGAYQNHLYIKNPLSYPLSKGEDRLVQVDVELVKKAKPKDGEIVGKAILRFNGKVAGQRNVFYSKKKQLQTTGLLWSDFKEVFSSMLGVKYDG, encoded by the coding sequence GTGAAACACATGCAGATTGTTTTAAAATTTAGTTTGATTTTTAGTATTGTGCTATGTCTCCCTGTACATACATATGCTGCGTTTGACAATGTAAGTGCCCGCAACGCGGTCTTAATTGAACAAAGTTCAGGTCGTGTACTGTATGAAAAAATGGCACATCACCCCGAAAAGATTGCCAGTATCACAAAAATTATGACAGCATTGTTGGCAACGGAATCTGGGAAGATGAAGGAAAAGGTGACAATCAGCAGTAACGCGGTTCGTGTAGAAGGGTCATCTATTTATTTGAAGCCCGGAGATAAGGTAGTTCTTGAAGACCTGGTATATGGTCTTATGCTGCGATCGGGCAATGATGCGGCGCATGCGATTGCTGAGTATGTTGGAGGAAGTGTGGAAGGATTTGTCTATATGATGAACGAAAAAGCAACCGAGATTGGCATGAAAAATACACATTTTTCAAATCCCAGCGGTTTAGATGGAGACGGTACGCATTATTCTTCTGCTTATGATATGGCTATGCTCACACGTTATGCAATGAACAATACGGCATTCAAGAAGATATTTGGCACCAAAAGCTATCAATCGGAGTCCTGGGATTATCCATGGAAAAATAAACATAAGTTATTAACCTTTATGTATGAGAGCACTACAGGGGGGAAAACTGGATTTACAAAAAAAGCAGGTCGTACACTCGTCACGACGGCTTCTAAAAATGGGTTAGATTTAATTGTTGTTACATTGCAAGCCTCAAGTGATTGGGATGACCATATGCATTTATTTGAACAAGGCTTTAAACAGTACAAGCTAACAGACATATTGGTCAAAGGGGGGCTACGGGTGGAGGATGGAGCATATCAAAACCATCTTTATATTAAGAATCCCTTGTCCTATCCGCTTTCTAAGGGAGAAGATAGGCTCGTTCAAGTAGATGTGGAACTCGTGAAAAAAGCAAAGCCAAAGGATGGTGAAATTGTTGGAAAAGCGATATTAAGATTTAATGGTAAAGTGGCTGGACAGCGCAATGTTTTTTACAGCAAGAAGAAACAGCTTCAAACAACGGGCCTACTGTGGAGTGATTTTAAAGAAGTGTTTTCATCAATGCTAGGTGTCAAATACGATGGTTAA